The uncultured Sphaerochaeta sp. genome includes the window ATGTACCATTGCTGCACTCATTCTTATACCCTTCCTATAGTTCACTATAAAAATGCCGATTTGTCATTTTGAGCATCTTCTTGCATCCATCTATCACCGCAGAGAGAGGTACCTCAGAGAGATATACCGGAATCTGGGCAATATCAGTGAAATACTCCTTGATTCCAGGAATCTGTGAACAACCACCTGTCAGCAGGATTCCAGAATCAACCAAATCCCCTGCCAGCTCTGGAGGTGTCTCTTCCAGGGTTGCCAGCAAGATGGACTTAATGGGATCAAAGCAATTGAGAAGCACTTCCCTGATTTCCTCAGGGTGTAGGAGAATCTGCCGAGGAAGACCAGTGACCAGGTCACGGCCCATAGCCTCAGTCACAACAGGAGCACCATCTTCATCTACTGGGAAAGGTCCAGTGAGAGAAGCAAGCGAAATCTTGATTCTTTCTGCTGTCTGATTTCCAATCTCCAGCTTATGGCTGGTTTTCACATAGTCGATGATCTGTTTGTCAAAATAATCCCCGGCAATCTTGATTGATTTGGAGAGTACCACTTCCCCAAGAGACAGAATCCCAAAATCGGTCGTACCGCCACCAATATCAATCACCATATGCCCTCTCGGTGCAAAGATATCTACACCTGAACCGAGGGCACCTGCCTTTATCTCTTGTTCTATTTCAGTGTTCTGGATTCCAAGTCCGTGGCCAAGCTCGATAATAGCCTCTTTCTCTGTGTTGGTAATTTCTGAAGGAATACAGATCAAGAGCCTGCTGATCGACTCAAGGTTCGAAAGGAATATCTTGTCCAATGTGAATAGGAGAATTTCTCGAATCAGTTGAATATCTGAGATTACTCCTCCCTGTAGTGGCCTGGCTACCTCAACCTTGCTATGGGTCTTTCCATCCAGTTTTGCTGCTTCGTACCCAACTGAGACTACATTACCAGTTGCCTTGTCAATTGCAATGATCGAAGGTTCATTGAAAAGTGTACCTTGCCCTTCAACATAAATGAGAAGGTTCGAGGTACCTAAATCGACACCCACTGATAAATTTGTTTTTTCCTTCATGTTTTCCCTCCAGCGGAAATTTCCAAAATATCAAAAGCAGAAATGCTTCTAATTCAAAACTTCAACGTCTCAGATGTATTTTTTTTGTAACCTTATCCAATGCATATCTGTTTTAAAACTCCGCTTCAGTAAATCACACACAAATTTGGCTGTCAACAACAAAATTTTAAATTTTTCTTTATATTACAAGGACTTATAACATATGTCAGTGACATATGTTGTGCTCAAGAATACGCTGTTTGGACACGTGTCAGTGCGCATTTATATGCATTTTGTATTCAATTTATTATGTATTAATAGGTTATCTTATTACCATACAATTATCGATGTAAGAGCAATTGTGACAAATGGCAAATGTCTGGTTATTAATAAATTTACATTACTTTTGTACCATCAGCATGACATATGGTTTGGATGGCGTTCTTGAGGAACATGAATACACAAAAAAATGGCCTCACCCACCTATAATGCTACAGGTATTTGTAGGGATTTAGGATAGGTATAGTACCAATATTTTCTTGTCTGAGGTATGTAAATCATGAAATTTGGAAGGGTATAGACAACGGGAGCTACCGTAGATTTTCGACAACTCCCGCACTCTCTCCTGAGGAACTATTAGGCTGTCATTCCAAAAACAAATCCTGCCAAAGAGGAAAAGAAAACTACTAAAGCTATGTAGACCGCAGTCTTCTTGAATCCCAATTCTCCACCAATGACCAGCATGGATGGAAGGGAGAGGCTTGGACCGGCAAGCAATAATGCCAGTGCTGGACCTTGTCCCATTCCTGCTCCCAATAGTCCTTGTACGATGGGAATTTCTGTGAGCGTTGCAAAGTACATGAATGTCCCGGAAATTGCTGCAAAGAAATTGGCGAAGAGAGAGTTCCCTCCCACCAATGATGCCACCCAAGCTGTTGGGATAAGTGCTTCCTGACCGGGTCTGCCCAGCAGGAATCCAGCAACCAACACGCCACCGAAGAGCAAGGGAAGAATCTGGAGTGCAAAGTCCCTGGTTGCTCCGCCCCACTCTTTCAGCTCATCCTTGGTGAACCATCTGATCAAGGCGTATGCCAATAGCAAGGCAAACACCCCGGTAATCCAATACTTGGACGCATAGATGAAATCCCAAATGGTACTTGAACCCTGGCTTGGAGCCCAGTTCAGAAAAACCAGGATACCGATCATGGAAACCATGTAGAGAGCCATCTGGGGAAGAGAACGTGCATCAGGGCCCCCCATATCCTTGAACAGACGCTCGTCAGCGAGCCGTTTCTCGTCCTCCTTGCGGAATATCATATGCATGAGCAACCCGATTATAAAGGCAAAGACGATGGCGAGTACCATTCTGGTCAATCCCATCTTCCACCCAAACACCTTATAGGAGAGGATAATCGCCAAAATATTGATCGAGGGGCCACTATAGAGAAAGGAGACTGCGGGACCAAGTCCTGCACCCTTCTTGTAGATACCCTTGAAAAGAGGCAATACCGTACAGGAACAGACTGCCAGGATCGCCCCTGAGACAGAAGCAACTGAATATGCCACCAGCTTCTTTGCCTTAGGACCGAGATATTTCATTACTGCCTGTTGGTTGAGAAATACCACAACCGCCCCTGCAATGAACATTGCCGGAACCACACAGAGCAGTACATGCTCATGCGCATAATCGGCCAGCATGAGGAACGCTTCCTGGATTGCCCCTGCAACACGCGGATGGGTAAAGGGAGTAAAAAAGATTGCCAGGAAAATCCCGGCTATAATCAGAAGTTTCTTGTTTGGAGTAAGTTGCTTCATCGCCATAAGAGCACCTCCCTGGGAACAAGGAATAGCATCACAAACTCTCCTTGATCAATGAGAGCACCTGATCTTTGTTCAGCACCTTTCCCATGCTTTTCACATCGCCATCAATCGCAAGGGCGGGGGTCATCATGACACCCATATCCATGATTTCGTCCAGGTCGGTAACCTTCACGATTGTTGCAGCGATGTTTCCCTCTTCAACTGCTTTGACAGCATTTGCTTCCAATGTTTTGCATTTGGGACATCCTGTCCCGAGTATCTGTATGACCATGAGTTCATCTCCTATGTTTCCATTATTGGAAACTATTATGGTAATGTCAACTGGATTCATTGACAAAGTTTCCATTTTTTGCAACATTGCAATCATGAACGAATATAATGCTGAACAGTTTGAAGATACTGCAAAACGTTTCAAGACGCTTGGGCACCCAATGAGACTTGCTATTATTGAGGCGCTCTTTTCTCGCTCCTACTGTGTCTGTGAACTTGCGGAACTACTTGGCATGCACAAATCAGTCACTTCTAAACACCTCTCAGCATTAAAGCAAGTGGGAATCATCGACATGCAGAAAGAAGGGACCAGAGTCAATTGCATATTGACCATGCCCTGCGTGCTGGAGATGATGCACTGCTCAATCAAACCACAAAATAATGAAAAGGAATAACCAACATGGCTAAAGAACGAATCATGTTTGTCTGTATCCATAACTCAGCAAGAAGTCAGATGTGTGAGGCTTTCGTAAAACACTATGCGAGTGACCGATTTGAGGCACATAGCAGCGGAATAGAGGCCGGAAAACTGAACCCCTTGGTTGTTCAGGCCATGGAAGAGATTGGAATCTCCATGGAAGGCCACTATGCGAAACCTGCCCAGGAGTATATCGATAGAGATGAAGCATTCGACTATGTAGTGACAGTCTGTGACGAGAGCAACGCCGAACGCTGTCCCATGTTCCCAGGCAGGAGTGAACGTATGCATTGGGGGTTCCCCGATCCAAGTGCCATAACCGGTAGTGATGAGGAAAAGCTGGAAGGAATCAGGCCAATACGCGATGCAATCCACACCCGCATCACCGACTGGATCGCTTCTTGTTAGTCAGCTGATCTTGCCTTTAACCAGGAGAGGAAATCCCCTGGAGGAAGCGGCCTTGAGAAATAGTATCCTTGAACATAGGAGATTCTGTTGCTTTTCACCATCTCCAGCTGTTCGAGGGTCTCTACTCCTTCAGCAATGACTTCTTTTCCGAGACGTTGCAGCATTCCTGCAATAAGGGAAAGCAACTCATAGCTGTTTGTGGTATTCGATACGACACTTCGGTCAATCTTCACCACATCAAAGGGGAGGTTGACCAATGACTCAAGGTTGGCATAGCCGGTTCCAAAATCATCCAGAAAAAATCGGACACCCATGTCTTGTAGTGCCTGCCATGACTTTGCCACAATCGGATTGCTTGAAAGCACCATGGACTCTGTCACTTCAAACCCTATCTTCTTTGCATCAATCCCCTTCTGACTTAAAATATCCAACAACTTACAAGCAATATCTCCTACTGCAAGATCCTCAGCAACGATATTGATAGAAACATGGCTCAATCGCTCCTGTATACTGGGATGTGCTATGAGAAAGGCACATACTTTCTGCAGCATGATCTCAGTGAACATGCTAATCAGACCGGCTTGTTCAGCAAGGGGAATGAACTCCCCGGGGGAAATAATCCCCATCCGCTCATCCTGCAGCCGCATCAAGGCTTCTGCAGCAAATGGTTTGTTGTCATCTATATCCATGATTGGCTGGAAGTAGACCTGTATCATGTCTTGCTCC containing:
- a CDS encoding rod shape-determining protein, producing the protein MKEKTNLSVGVDLGTSNLLIYVEGQGTLFNEPSIIAIDKATGNVVSVGYEAAKLDGKTHSKVEVARPLQGGVISDIQLIREILLFTLDKIFLSNLESISRLLICIPSEITNTEKEAIIELGHGLGIQNTEIEQEIKAGALGSGVDIFAPRGHMVIDIGGGTTDFGILSLGEVVLSKSIKIAGDYFDKQIIDYVKTSHKLEIGNQTAERIKISLASLTGPFPVDEDGAPVVTEAMGRDLVTGLPRQILLHPEEIREVLLNCFDPIKSILLATLEETPPELAGDLVDSGILLTGGCSQIPGIKEYFTDIAQIPVYLSEVPLSAVIDGCKKMLKMTNRHFYSEL
- a CDS encoding metalloregulator ArsR/SmtB family transcription factor, with amino-acid sequence MNEYNAEQFEDTAKRFKTLGHPMRLAIIEALFSRSYCVCELAELLGMHKSVTSKHLSALKQVGIIDMQKEGTRVNCILTMPCVLEMMHCSIKPQNNEKE
- a CDS encoding thioredoxin family protein — its product is MVIQILGTGCPKCKTLEANAVKAVEEGNIAATIVKVTDLDEIMDMGVMMTPALAIDGDVKSMGKVLNKDQVLSLIKESL
- a CDS encoding arsenate reductase ArsC, whose product is MAKERIMFVCIHNSARSQMCEAFVKHYASDRFEAHSSGIEAGKLNPLVVQAMEEIGISMEGHYAKPAQEYIDRDEAFDYVVTVCDESNAERCPMFPGRSERMHWGFPDPSAITGSDEEKLEGIRPIRDAIHTRITDWIASC
- a CDS encoding permease, producing MAMKQLTPNKKLLIIAGIFLAIFFTPFTHPRVAGAIQEAFLMLADYAHEHVLLCVVPAMFIAGAVVVFLNQQAVMKYLGPKAKKLVAYSVASVSGAILAVCSCTVLPLFKGIYKKGAGLGPAVSFLYSGPSINILAIILSYKVFGWKMGLTRMVLAIVFAFIIGLLMHMIFRKEDEKRLADERLFKDMGGPDARSLPQMALYMVSMIGILVFLNWAPSQGSSTIWDFIYASKYWITGVFALLLAYALIRWFTKDELKEWGGATRDFALQILPLLFGGVLVAGFLLGRPGQEALIPTAWVASLVGGNSLFANFFAAISGTFMYFATLTEIPIVQGLLGAGMGQGPALALLLAGPSLSLPSMLVIGGELGFKKTAVYIALVVFFSSLAGFVFGMTA